The following DNA comes from Salminus brasiliensis chromosome 21, fSalBra1.hap2, whole genome shotgun sequence.
AGTGCTCTGCTGAAGCCCCAGCTCCTGATGTAAAACCCTGTTCCTGTTGGACTCAGTGCTGAAGTCTGAAAGTTGCTGCATACACTGCTATACTAGCAACACTGTTAGCTAAGGATAGCCTGTGTTAGCCTGTGCTTAAGCTAACCTGCAAGCTTggtttagcctgagttaaatcTATGTGCAAGAACTGGGTAAGTCTATAATGTTAGAGCCGGGATAGGTATTAGCTGGAGAATTAGCACTGCATTAGCAAGTTCCATAAAGTTAGAAAGTAAGGCtaaattacacttttttttttgcttaaaatatttatatttgtatacaTTTCTGAAGTAAGAACAAAGTTTGATGAGACACATGACTATGTCTTTTAAAGATTCCTTCCAGAGCTGTTGATTGACAGCTGTGAGATATGTCGATTTGATCAGTAACACATTGTAAATCATACAATCATGTACTTAGCACATAAGCCTTTTTCTTTCAGATACATAACAGaacatttttttctgtaaagATGTAATTTtccttaatgttttttttcaataaaaatttaacaaaaaattaaaaacatttaaattaaaatacaaatgaaaaaaagtcaaattccATAGCATACTGTGATCCTGTGGTCTATTCCAACACTGTGCCTGACCCTGTCGAGGGTCTTTGCATTTAATTTTGCAGTTGACATAAAATAAATGGCTTAAAAAAACTAGCTTACTTAGCTAATGATTCTTCCTGTGAAGCTAGACAGTATAACACAAGCTAATGTTGGTTACTCTTAAATTTTACAACAAAGTGAAAAGTCTCTCTTTAACTCTACATTTGctgttgttcagtgtttttgttatgTTTACATGTTTCTAAATTCTTTGCAAATAGACAACCATCCATTTTAGCGTAGCTCTCTATGGCTATAATATGTATATCCACAGTTATAACCAGTCTCAGATCTTTCTGCACTCTAAAACAAGCCTGATTAAACAGTCCACAAACGAGGGTTACGCAGGGTTACAAAATAAACTCTGACTGACTAAGCCAATCACAACTGATAGACCAAACTAGATCAATAACAGAGCACTTTAGAGGAAGAGCATGTGGCTCTAATGACACTTATAAAGAGTAACAGTAATCAGCAATCGTCAACAACCAGTTCAGTAATCAGATAATCCATCTGATGAGGACCCTGTGATCATTTTCTCTTCACAGCTTTatcatttaaagaaaaataccaACAACACAAACAGAACGATTTGAGGTTATTAAGTTGTAACAATCTGTCCATTAAACGAATTTTGGCAAAGAGAGAAAAGCCTTTCAGCAGTGCTACGGACACTGCTGCACCTGAGCATTAGCGTAAGATAGCATAGCATTTAGCATAGTCTTTTCACTGACAGCAGTTACAGGCGGGGAATGATTATCATGTAGCATTATTAACCTGGGATGGCTGGAACAGTTTGGGCAGAAtgttcagcagcttcagctgTTTTAGCGCTGCTAGCTAACTAAGTCAGTGTGGCGGCCTAGACTACTAGTTACTGCAGCATGGCTGAATTCACTGTAGGAGACTTACTGCCATATATACTCACGTTGCAACCACACATACCCACACCACTGCCACATTTACCCACATTACTGTCATATATACCCACGTTACCATCATACTGTATATACCCATATTTCTGCTGTATACCCTGAAATTACCGACCTATACACCCACATCAGCAATAATGCAGTGTAATGAGTGTTAGCTAAGCAGCAGCGCTAAAGCATAACAGTGGTGAACATTCTGCCTTTATTATTGATTTCTAATTCCACCGATATTTTCACTTAGTCCAGAGcttgttgcttttgctgcccaccAAATTGCATCCACAGTTCACCTAGAGAATACCATGCTAAGCTGCAATATTCAGATCTGAGTGTTAGCATAGCTGTTTGAGGCTACACTGGTCCATTGCCTGCAGCATGAGGGGGAAGAGTAGAGATATGCGAAGGTGAGATAATCAAAGCTAAGATAGGGTACGATAACATAAGCTAAGTTGTGCTAAGCTAGTACAGCAAGTGCTTGCAGACTCTAAAAGATGCATAGATCCATAAAGGCTCTCCAGGAAGGTTCCGGAGCATAGTGACCGTCCACTCAAAGTTAGAGTACAAACAGTTTACAAAAATAGTGACTTTTATCCGGAGGAGAAAATAGAAATCTTTTTGGGAGGGTCTGTTACTGTCTGTCCAGCTTTCAGTAacaccaatgactgtagaaaacatggatgcTGTGGGTCCACTCCCTTCcattctatagaaatgaagccaaaactgtccaccATGTTGACAAATTTGAGAGACCAGAGGCAGGGTTTGACTCTTCTACTTATTTGgtagaccccccccccataaTCCCCAGCCaagcgtgtctcagaccaccttcattgagcttacagcgCAGAAGCAGAGTGGATTCTTTCCCTGGATTCCTAGTTTGTCCGGTGTGATATTTCAACAGTAACAGTGCAGTTAATGTAAGTTCAACTAGAACTCATgtactccatgtaatgaacagaaaaggCGCAACGCAGGTCCTGTGGATGGTTTAAAGGAGAAAATGGGCtattttgtcattgaaacatatgggggtGGGTGGAGGTAAAAGACCTGTGGTTgattcacttttgagagacgttgTGCCGTGCATGTTTTCCACAGTCATcacgtaacacacacacactaaggctGGACGTTTGTGAGCGTGGTTCTCTGTCTCTTCAGTaacagtcagtgtgtgtgtgttcatctcaGCAGCAAAtgctggggtggatttttactttctggacctggatttgctaTCATTGGTATTCAGTACATGTCTCTGTATATCTCCTGGAGAAGCGGGTGCAGGGAGGTCTCAGACTCCGTCTTCTTGATGGTCTGGACCAGCTGAGCGTTCTCCGTCACCAATTGCCGCAGGTCGGCCATCTTCTGCAGCAGTTTGGGGAAGATGTAGGTGCTGTCGGGGTGGGTGGTCTGGAGGTGGTGGTTCAGGGCCTGCAAGATGTTGTCCTGGATCTCCTCCACCTGCTTCACATTCATCAGGCCAGGCCGGTCTACAcacgtgcacatacacacaggaacACATATATTCTTATGTGTTATACTAATCTCCTTCCCATTAGCACTGGAGCAACAaggctaatgaagctaacaAGTAACAGAAGCTTATACCctaccaattagcactggagcttaGAGgataatatagctaacaagtaatagaagTTTATGTACATTCATTAGCATGATGCTGAATATTTCACTTTTCTTAACATTAATAATGGTGTAATAATGTGATTGactatgtgtttgtgtgcacacaTACCGCCACAGAGGATGATGGCAGCAACAAATAGTGCAAGGTCACTGTCGTCCAGCTCCAGAGCATTAAACTTCACCGCAAACTCAAACTTGGGCTCCATGATGTCACTGAAGGGTTTCCTCAAACTGCGCAGGAACTCTCGTGTCACAAAGCCACGGCCATTCGCCACCAGCAGCCCGTCCTTATTCATCAGAGACGGCAGCATTGCGAAGATCGCCTCGTGCACCCCGTACTTCAACAGTGTCACCTACAGGAAAAGAGCACACGTCACAGGTAAGGAAAGGGAAACTAGGGGAATTCACTTTAGGCTGCACTATTGCTATAACCCTTTTCTCTAATCCCCTCTAAAACACCTGCAAGTCATTGAGGTAGAGGTCTGCAGGTGTGTGAGTTGTCTGTGTACCTGGTGGTTGAGGTGTGTGTATCTCCTAATTAAGATAGaagtctgcatgtgtgtgtgcctggTAGCTTAGATGTGTGTACCAGGTTATTAAGGTAgctgtctgcaggtgtgtgtttgtggtgttcgAGGTGTGTGTACCTGGTGCAGTGTTCCCGCTACATATATTTCGCAAGTACGTCCTGCTAATGTGGGGCAACTGTGGGCATGCCACTGCTCTGAGGTAGAGTTATGTGAgggtgtgatgtgtgtgtaccTGGTCGTTGAGGTAGAGGTCGACGAATCCTGGGATGCACTTAGAGAACTCTGTGAGTTCCCGCACCGTCTCCACGGTGGTGCACTGACAGCGATAGAACACGTGCACTCCGATCTCCTTattgggtggagctccattcaatagCTGGTTCCACACCAGGCCGTTTTCAGCCTGCCAGAGCGAGTCCATATCATGAACCACAAACGGCTacaaaagagagacagagaaagagaaagagaaagagaaagagagagagagagatattaggATTTTAATGCAGTTGTGATTTCCATTCTGATTGTGAttaatgatggatggtgaatATGACTAATTCTGACTCtaaatttaaatataattgTGAATGTAAAGTTGATTGATTGTGAATCCGATTGCAAATAGTAATATGATTGTGATTGTAAATGTTAATTTGAATGTGATTGTGGTTGTGAATGGGGCTGTGAATTTCATTGTGAATGTGGCTGTGAATTTGAATGTGATTGTGACTGTGAATGAAGTTGTGAATTTGAATGTGATTGTGACTGTGAATGAAGTTGTGAATTTGATTGGGGATATGACTTAATTTGAATGTGAATTTGATTGTGAGTGTACCGGGCTGGAGCTGGTTCTGCCTGTCAGGATGCTGCGAGCTTTCTTCTTGGTCATGTTGAGGTTTTTCAGGTAGGCATTGTTGACGCGCTTGGCGAGAGTTTTGAGGTTGGAACTGCCCGAGTTTGGAGAGCCACTTGTTTCACCGGCCAACAGACCAGCCACCAGCTTCCGCTTCTCAGCCTCGGGCATACGACCATACCGGATTGCTAAGAAACACACAGGCCCATAAAGATCCATAAATAAAAGCTAGTAACTCCAAACCCATGTATTCATATCAATCTATATAGATTATACAGTGTGTAGATTTCATTACACTGCAATGACAGTTGATTGACAAGTTGTGCACTCCATAGTGAAAGAGGAACTGAGTATTGATCCTAGAGCAGTTGCTCACCATCGTGGGACATGCCGAGCATCACACACTTCTGGAAGCGACAGTACTGGCACTTATTACGGCTCTTCTTCTGAATCTTACAGCTGCGCTCACATTTCTCATACTCCAGCTTCATCCTCACCGTCCGCCGGAAAAAACCCtgacaatacacacacactactgctcaCACATGAGGAAAATgaaggtggtggtgatgatgatgatgaggatggtcactgtggtggtggtggtgatgatggtggtaatgATAGTGATCATGGTGGCTATGATAACCATGGTGATAATAGTAATGGTGAAAGCATAATGAAAAATAGATGCTGATCATGGAGATGATGATGGTTGTGACAATTATGATGACGACTGTTGTGATATTGATAATGACAGTAAAGACGATAATGATATGATTGTGATGATACTGGAAGTGATGAAAGTGATAGCTATGACACTAATGATGGTGATGTGATATTAaaggtgatggtgatgatgatggttagTCCTCACCTTGCAGCCTTCACATGCGTGTACTCCATAATGAAATCCAGACGCTTTGTCTCCGCAAATCCGGCATTCCACATTTATCCCCGTAGCCTCATCTCGACCCAACATGAGCTGCTCCGACAGGGACGAGGGAGATTTCTGAGACacgtctaacacacacacacacacacacacacacacacacacggtcattAATGCATATCTACACTTgaaaaaatttaaaatataGAAAGTACTTAGATTTAAATGACCTCAAGCCTAAAGTTCAGCCAGTCCCACAGAAGAAGAGCTGAGGGACATTTCTAGTGGACAGTCCTCACCTTCAGGCTGAAGTTATAGAGCTAACTGAGAAAccctgctgtgtgaacactCTGGGTGAGTTTCTCTGCTTTAATGCTACATTCAAGCAGTAGAGAAACACAGCTGAAACAGTGACATTACATCTTACATctcaaacatcacacacacacacacacacacacacacacatttatacacactattctaaattattaaaaaaactcTGCTGTAACAGGACAGGCTAAAGGGAAAACAAACAGTTTTACAAAACACCTGAACCACCGCTGTGCCGAGCCAAGATTCCAGGGGCTGTTTGACATACAAACTCAATATATAAACTGTCCAGTGGTGTAAACCTGACCATAAGCAGTCAGAGCTTCACTGCAGCAAGTATCACCATACTTGAATTATCATCCTTGTCCCACCCCATCTCCACATTACCATCACCATTCACTCATTACCAACACATCTCTGCATTACCATCACCACTATTATTACTATCCCTGCACCATTATTCCTGTCCCTGCATCACTATCATTGTCCCCACCCCATCCACGCATTATCACCACCCCTGCATTACCATTAGCGCCCGCACCCCATCCTCACATTtccattaccccccccccccccacacacacacacacactctagccTCGCATTACCATTGTCATCACTATCCCCACATTActtatcaccaccaccacaccacctAAATAACCCCTACCACCTACAACGGAATCATACAGTGTTAATTTTGCTCGTTTAAATGTTGGTTTagatcatttaaataattaactgACAGAAATGTTTATTGATAATACATGACAGTGTTTATCCACCTCTGACCTCCTTTGAGTGTAATTTGTAAAATATGCGCAGTCCGGTTGCTCGTGAAC
Coding sequences within:
- the pparda gene encoding peroxisome proliferator-activated receptor delta — its product is MDTTKSDVLMMKSRGTGLVGGACLKNGGSSPCGSHTSLKADPDEESLEEVLSELGAEPELRAEPELDADAGLEENSSSSVTDSHSPAPPAGSTDVSQKSPSSLSEQLMLGRDEATGINVECRICGDKASGFHYGVHACEGCKGFFRRTVRMKLEYEKCERSCKIQKKSRNKCQYCRFQKCVMLGMSHDAIRYGRMPEAEKRKLVAGLLAGETSGSPNSGSSNLKTLAKRVNNAYLKNLNMTKKKARSILTGRTSSSPPFVVHDMDSLWQAENGLVWNQLLNGAPPNKEIGVHVFYRCQCTTVETVRELTEFSKCIPGFVDLYLNDQVTLLKYGVHEAIFAMLPSLMNKDGLLVANGRGFVTREFLRSLRKPFSDIMEPKFEFAVKFNALELDDSDLALFVAAIILCGDRPGLMNVKQVEEIQDNILQALNHHLQTTHPDSTYIFPKLLQKMADLRQLVTENAQLVQTIKKTESETSLHPLLQEIYRDMY